The genomic DNA CAGGGCCTCGGCCTTGTCCTCGTTCGTGTTCTCCGCGAGGGCGAGCTCGCTCACCAGGATCTGCCGCGCCTTGGCGAGCATGCGCTTCTCACCTGCGGAGAGTCCGCGCTCGCGCTCCCGGCGCCACAGGTCACGCACGACTTCCGCGACCTTGATGACGTCGCCGGAGGCGAGCTTCTCCAGATTTGCCTTGTAACGACGCGACCAGTTCGTGGGCTCCTCGGCATACGGCGCGCGCAGCACCTCGAAGACCCGGTCCAGCCCGTCCTGACCGACCACATCACGCACGCCGACGAACTCCGCATTGTCCGCTGGCACACGCACCGTCAGGTCGCCCTGGGCGACCTTCAGCACCAAGTAGGTCTTGTCCACGCCTTTGATCTGGCGAGTTTCGATAGCCTCGATCAGCGCGGCCCCGTGATGGGGATAGACCACGGTGTCGCCAACCTTGAACGTCATGTGACAGGTACCCCTTCCGTGGCTATCAAGAGTAACACGGAAACGGCGTCTTCTGAATGGCGTTTTCGCAGGTCAGGGCATATCTCAGGGCTTGACAACCGCAACAGGGACGTGCTCCAGGGGGGTAGCGGAAGAGGGTATTCGCAGGTCGGAGCGGCTC from Streptomyces avermitilis MA-4680 = NBRC 14893 includes the following:
- a CDS encoding CarD family transcriptional regulator, yielding MTFKVGDTVVYPHHGAALIEAIETRQIKGVDKTYLVLKVAQGDLTVRVPADNAEFVGVRDVVGQDGLDRVFEVLRAPYAEEPTNWSRRYKANLEKLASGDVIKVAEVVRDLWRRERERGLSAGEKRMLAKARQILVSELALAENTNEDKAEALLDEVLAS